In Ectothiorhodospiraceae bacterium 2226, a single window of DNA contains:
- the mlaD gene encoding outer membrane lipid asymmetry maintenance protein MlaD: MRQSRAVEIAVGVFVALGLAALLMLALRVANITAYVNDDGYHVSASFASVAGLRERAPVTVAGVRVGRVTAIEFDPRTFEAVVTMRIGERYKLPEDTLASVYTAGLLGEKYIALEPGGADEDLADGGRIQLTQSAVVLEQLIGQFIFNRPDGDGGGAGEADPFGDDGLPPGWAP, encoded by the coding sequence ATGAGGCAGTCGCGAGCGGTGGAAATTGCGGTGGGCGTGTTCGTCGCCCTGGGGCTGGCGGCATTGCTGATGCTCGCCCTGCGGGTCGCCAACATTACCGCCTATGTGAACGACGACGGCTACCACGTGAGCGCGAGCTTCGCCAGCGTGGCCGGGCTGCGCGAGCGCGCCCCGGTGACGGTGGCCGGCGTGCGGGTGGGGCGCGTCACCGCGATCGAGTTCGACCCGCGCACCTTCGAGGCCGTGGTGACCATGCGCATTGGGGAGCGCTACAAGCTGCCGGAGGACACCCTCGCCAGCGTCTACACCGCCGGCCTGCTGGGCGAGAAGTACATCGCGCTCGAGCCCGGCGGTGCGGACGAGGACTTGGCCGACGGCGGGCGCATCCAGCTGACCCAGTCGGCGGTGGTGCTTGAGCAGTTGATCGGCCAGTTCATCTTCAATCGGCCCGACGGCGATGGCGGCGGCGCGGGCGAGGCCGATCCCTTTGGCGACGACGGGCTGCCGCCGGGCTGGGCCCCGTGA
- a CDS encoding LLM class flavin-dependent oxidoreductase, with protein sequence MRFDVFYELSVPPFGGRSERDVYAQTLNELEAAERHGFSTAWLVEHHFMREYSHSSSPDLFLAAASQRTRHLRLGHAIIPLPYAHPVRTAERLATLDVLSGGRVEFGFGRGFSPAEYAAFGVAMADSRSVTQEALEIIQQSFSGEPLHYRGRHFQLDGVEVLPKVVQHPHPPIWTAAVSPDSFEMAARLGIGALVGPFKPWFMVKEDIKRYRRAWREHHGAGAPSPHQNPRVGMTLGVLCLEDGARARELAAPGLTWFYRQLLGQTYPVLEQLYESYEYYRKMGHLRSLLGKAVNLTVLETLGMAVVGDPAHCRKRFEALARAGVDHVLCAVGAGALPTEVVQESMAVLASEVMPHLGAAPP encoded by the coding sequence ATGCGCTTCGACGTATTCTACGAGCTTTCCGTGCCCCCCTTCGGCGGCCGCAGCGAACGGGACGTCTACGCGCAGACCCTGAACGAGCTGGAGGCCGCCGAGCGGCACGGCTTCAGCACCGCCTGGCTGGTCGAGCACCACTTCATGCGCGAGTATTCGCACAGCTCCTCGCCCGACCTGTTCCTCGCCGCCGCCAGTCAGCGCACCCGGCACCTGCGCCTCGGCCACGCCATCATTCCGCTGCCCTACGCGCATCCGGTGCGCACCGCCGAGCGGCTGGCCACGCTGGACGTACTGAGCGGCGGGCGCGTGGAGTTCGGCTTCGGGCGCGGCTTCTCGCCCGCCGAGTACGCCGCATTCGGGGTGGCCATGGCCGACAGCCGCAGCGTCACGCAGGAGGCGCTGGAGATCATCCAACAGTCCTTCAGCGGCGAGCCGCTGCACTACCGGGGGCGCCACTTCCAGCTCGACGGCGTGGAGGTGCTCCCCAAAGTGGTGCAACACCCGCACCCGCCGATCTGGACCGCGGCGGTGAGTCCGGACAGCTTCGAGATGGCCGCGCGCCTCGGGATCGGCGCGTTGGTCGGCCCCTTCAAGCCGTGGTTCATGGTCAAGGAGGACATCAAGCGCTACCGCCGCGCCTGGCGGGAGCACCACGGCGCGGGCGCGCCGTCCCCGCACCAGAACCCGCGCGTCGGCATGACCCTGGGCGTGCTGTGCCTGGAGGACGGCGCGCGCGCGCGCGAACTCGCCGCGCCGGGGCTCACCTGGTTCTACCGCCAACTGCTCGGGCAGACCTATCCGGTGCTCGAGCAGCTCTACGAGAGCTACGAGTACTACCGCAAGATGGGCCATCTGCGCAGCCTGCTCGGCAAGGCGGTGAACCTCACCGTGCTGGAGACGCTGGGCATGGCGGTGGTCGGCGATCCCGCCCACTGCCGCAAGCGCTTCGAGGCGCTGGCGCGCGCGGGCGTCGACCACGTGCTGTGCGCGGTGGGCGCCGGCGCTCTGCCCACCGAGGTGGTGCAGGAGTCGATGGCGGTGCTGGCCAGCGAGGTGATGCCCCACCTCGGCGCCGCCCCGCCATGA
- a CDS encoding ATP-binding cassette domain-containing protein has translation MAGAQAPLVEIRGLRFARGARGIFDGVDIDIPRGKVTAIMGPSGTGKTTLLRLIGGQLRPDAGTVRVDGQEVPRLRHRALFELRKRMGMLFQNGALLTDLNVFENVAFPIREHTRLPEDLIRDLVLIKLEAVGLRGARNLMANELSGGMARRVALARAIALDPMMIMYDEPFTGQDPISMGVLVQLIRRLNDALGMTSIVVSHDVAEAASIADYIYLISAGKVVGHGTPQALRESDSPWAQQFLQGLPDGPVPFHYPAAPLESDLLAGGERPEVH, from the coding sequence ATGGCAGGCGCACAGGCGCCGCTGGTCGAGATTCGCGGGCTGCGCTTTGCACGCGGCGCACGCGGGATCTTCGACGGCGTCGATATCGATATCCCGCGCGGCAAGGTGACCGCGATCATGGGGCCGAGCGGCACCGGCAAGACGACTTTGCTGCGCCTGATCGGCGGGCAGCTTCGCCCCGACGCCGGTACCGTGCGCGTGGACGGGCAGGAGGTGCCGCGCCTGCGCCACCGCGCGCTGTTCGAGCTGCGCAAGCGCATGGGCATGCTGTTCCAGAACGGCGCACTGCTGACCGACCTGAACGTGTTCGAGAACGTCGCCTTCCCCATTCGCGAGCACACGCGCCTGCCCGAAGATCTGATCCGCGACTTGGTGCTGATCAAGCTCGAGGCGGTGGGGCTGCGCGGGGCGCGGAACCTCATGGCCAACGAGCTCTCCGGCGGTATGGCACGCCGCGTCGCGCTGGCGCGCGCGATCGCCCTGGACCCGATGATGATTATGTACGACGAGCCCTTCACCGGGCAGGACCCGATCTCCATGGGCGTGCTGGTGCAGCTGATCCGGCGCCTGAACGATGCGCTCGGCATGACCAGCATCGTGGTCTCGCACGACGTCGCCGAGGCGGCCAGCATTGCCGATTACATCTATCTCATCTCCGCCGGCAAGGTCGTCGGGCATGGCACGCCCCAGGCGCTGCGTGAGTCCGACTCGCCCTGGGCGCAGCAGTTCCTGCAGGGGCTGCCGGACGGCCCGGTGCCGTTCCACTATCCGGCCGCGCCGCTGGAGAGCGATCTGCTGGCGGGCGGCGAGCGCCCCGAGGTGCACTGA
- a CDS encoding histidinol-phosphate transaminase, with product MMKPDVARWVRPEIRALSAYHVPPAQGLVKLDAMENPYGWPPEVVDAWLERLRAVPLNRYPDPAGGALKEALRGVMAVPADMALMLGNGSDELIQIIAQAVSGPERVLLSPEPGFVMYRMIASFTGMRYVGVPLAADFALDRAAMLAAIEEHRPAVIFLAYPNNPTGNLFARADVEAVLDAAPGLVVLDEAYHAFADDSFMGDLGRWPNLLVMRTLSKVALAGLRLGLLAGPPAWLEEFDKLRLPYNVNSLTQASALFALEQWPMLEQQAAAIVRERAALLEGLARLPGVQVYPSRANFVLFRVPPGRADAVFQGLLQRKVLIKNLAGAGGVLADCLRVTVGTPEENRCFLDGLKEVLAA from the coding sequence GTGATGAAGCCTGACGTCGCCCGCTGGGTGCGGCCCGAGATCCGGGCGCTGTCCGCCTACCACGTCCCGCCCGCACAGGGCCTTGTTAAGCTGGATGCGATGGAGAATCCCTACGGCTGGCCGCCCGAGGTCGTGGACGCGTGGTTGGAGCGCCTGCGCGCCGTGCCGCTCAATCGCTACCCCGATCCCGCCGGCGGCGCGCTGAAGGAGGCGTTGCGCGGGGTCATGGCTGTACCGGCCGACATGGCCTTGATGCTCGGCAACGGCTCCGACGAACTGATCCAGATCATCGCGCAGGCGGTGAGCGGCCCCGAGCGGGTGTTGCTCAGCCCCGAGCCGGGCTTCGTGATGTACCGCATGATCGCGAGCTTCACCGGCATGCGCTATGTCGGCGTGCCGTTGGCCGCCGACTTCGCGCTGGACCGCGCGGCGATGCTGGCGGCCATCGAGGAGCACCGTCCTGCCGTCATTTTTCTCGCCTACCCGAACAATCCCACCGGCAATCTGTTTGCGCGCGCCGACGTGGAGGCAGTGTTGGACGCCGCCCCCGGCCTGGTGGTGCTCGACGAGGCCTACCACGCCTTCGCCGACGACAGCTTCATGGGCGATCTGGGTCGCTGGCCGAACCTGCTGGTGATGCGCACCTTGTCCAAGGTCGCCTTGGCGGGGCTGCGCCTGGGATTGCTGGCGGGGCCGCCGGCTTGGCTCGAGGAGTTCGACAAGCTGCGCCTGCCCTACAACGTCAATAGTCTCACGCAGGCAAGCGCGCTGTTCGCGCTGGAGCAGTGGCCCATGCTGGAGCAACAGGCGGCCGCCATCGTGCGTGAGCGGGCCGCGCTGCTGGAGGGGCTGGCGCGCCTGCCGGGCGTCCAGGTCTATCCCAGTCGCGCGAACTTCGTGTTGTTCCGGGTGCCGCCGGGGCGGGCCGACGCGGTGTTCCAGGGGCTGCTGCAGCGCAAGGTGCTGATCAAGAACCTGGCGGGGGCCGGCGGGGTGCTGGCCGACTGCCTGCGCGTGACGGTGGGGACGCCCGAGGAGAACCGCTGTTTCCTCGATGGGCTCAAGGAGGTCCTGGCGGCGTAG
- a CDS encoding BolA family transcriptional regulator codes for MQPNEIKQLIEQGLDGAQAYVSGDGSHFDAVVVGEMFRDKSLLQKQRLVNATVNDRITSGELHALSIKCYTPEEWAQAGKPGA; via the coding sequence ATGCAGCCCAACGAGATCAAACAGCTTATCGAGCAGGGCCTGGACGGCGCCCAGGCGTATGTGTCCGGCGACGGCAGCCACTTCGACGCGGTCGTCGTGGGCGAGATGTTTCGCGACAAATCGCTGTTGCAGAAGCAGCGCTTGGTGAATGCCACCGTCAACGACCGCATCACCAGCGGCGAACTGCACGCGCTCAGCATCAAGTGCTACACCCCCGAGGAGTGGGCGCAGGCCGGCAAGCCGGGCGCCTGA
- a CDS encoding NAD-dependent epimerase/dehydratase family protein, with protein MKVLVTGSGGHLARVVLARLLAAPEITRLVGVDRRPGGLRHPKLREHALDVRAPELARLMAGVDAVVHMAFVLLPARGRREEARAINVGGTQNVAALARAHGVGTLVHLSSAAVYGAWADQPPRLAEDAPLRPLPGFAYAEDKAAVEQWLDTYEQRRDSPRLVRLRPHVILGPNALALLRLLLRQPCYPILADPQPLTQCVWEDDVAEAVHLALTRPVCGAYNLAAGPELSFRDMQRLLHRLPIPVPLGLMRAAHQLAWRFTPACGEPAWSAGLRHSLVLDTRRAERELGWTGRVTTYECLQRLFDRPRA; from the coding sequence ATGAAGGTGCTGGTCACCGGCAGCGGCGGGCACCTCGCACGCGTGGTGCTCGCCCGCCTGCTGGCCGCCCCCGAGATCACGCGCCTGGTGGGCGTGGACCGGCGCCCCGGCGGCCTGCGCCACCCCAAGCTGCGCGAGCACGCGCTGGACGTGCGCGCACCCGAGCTCGCCCGCTTGATGGCGGGGGTCGACGCCGTGGTGCACATGGCCTTCGTGTTGCTGCCCGCGCGCGGCCGCCGCGAGGAGGCCCGCGCCATCAATGTGGGCGGCACCCAGAACGTCGCTGCGCTGGCTCGCGCCCACGGCGTCGGCACCCTGGTGCACCTCTCCAGCGCGGCGGTGTACGGCGCCTGGGCCGACCAGCCGCCGCGCCTGGCCGAGGACGCCCCGCTGCGCCCCCTGCCCGGCTTCGCCTATGCGGAGGACAAGGCGGCGGTGGAACAATGGCTGGATACCTACGAGCAGCGGCGCGACAGCCCGCGCCTGGTGCGCCTGCGCCCGCACGTGATTCTGGGGCCCAACGCCCTTGCGCTGCTGCGTCTGCTGCTGCGCCAGCCCTGCTACCCCATCCTGGCCGACCCGCAGCCGCTCACCCAATGCGTCTGGGAGGATGACGTGGCCGAGGCCGTACACCTCGCGCTCACGCGCCCCGTGTGCGGCGCCTACAATCTGGCGGCCGGCCCGGAGCTGTCGTTTCGCGACATGCAGCGGCTGCTGCACCGCCTGCCGATACCCGTGCCGCTGGGGCTGATGCGGGCCGCCCATCAACTGGCGTGGCGCTTCACCCCCGCCTGCGGCGAGCCGGCGTGGAGCGCCGGCCTGCGTCACTCGCTGGTGCTGGACACGCGCCGTGCCGAGCGCGAGCTCGGTTGGACGGGGCGCGTCACCACCTACGAGTGCCTGCAGCGCTTGTTCGACCGGCCCCGCGCCTAG
- a CDS encoding STAS domain-containing protein, with the protein MEALGEGRFRVTGALAFDTVPALLQASEPVLSGAGPWRIDLAGVAQADSAGLALLLRWMRRAAAAGTRARYENMPPQMRAIAAASGLEELLGEA; encoded by the coding sequence ATCGAGGCGCTCGGCGAGGGGCGTTTCCGTGTGACGGGAGCGCTCGCCTTCGACACCGTGCCCGCCTTGCTGCAGGCCAGCGAGCCGGTGCTGAGCGGCGCCGGACCCTGGCGTATCGACTTGGCCGGCGTGGCGCAGGCCGACAGCGCCGGGCTGGCGCTGCTGTTGCGCTGGATGCGCCGTGCGGCCGCGGCCGGCACCCGCGCGCGGTACGAGAACATGCCCCCCCAGATGCGTGCCATCGCCGCGGCGAGCGGCCTCGAGGAACTTCTGGGCGAGGCCTGA
- the mlaE gene encoding lipid asymmetry maintenance ABC transporter permease subunit MlaE, whose product MLSALQALGRFGLTYFQRLGRATMLLFEVLVRIPGALPRFSLVVQQVFSVGVLSLVIILVSGLFVGMVLGLQGYNTLVNFGAAESLGVMVALSLVRELGPVVTALLFAGRAGSALTAEIGLMKATEQLSGMEMMAVDPLKRVLAPRFVAVFLAVPLLAALFSAIGVLGGWFVGVGMLGVDHGAYWSQMQASVDLYDDILNGVIKSVAFGFVLAWIALFEGIDAVPTSEGVSRATTRTVVHSALAVLALDFVLTALMFGDY is encoded by the coding sequence ATGCTGAGCGCATTGCAGGCACTCGGCCGCTTCGGCCTGACCTACTTCCAGCGCCTCGGCCGCGCCACCATGCTGCTGTTCGAGGTGCTGGTGCGCATCCCGGGCGCGCTGCCACGCTTCTCGCTGGTGGTACAGCAAGTATTCAGCGTCGGCGTGCTGTCGTTGGTCATCATCCTGGTGTCCGGCCTGTTCGTGGGCATGGTGCTGGGGCTGCAGGGCTACAACACCCTGGTGAACTTCGGCGCCGCCGAGTCGCTGGGCGTGATGGTCGCGCTGTCGTTGGTGCGCGAACTCGGGCCGGTGGTCACCGCGCTGCTGTTCGCGGGGCGCGCCGGCTCGGCGCTGACCGCCGAGATCGGCCTGATGAAGGCGACCGAGCAGCTCTCGGGCATGGAGATGATGGCGGTGGACCCGCTCAAGCGGGTGTTGGCGCCGCGCTTCGTGGCCGTGTTCCTCGCCGTGCCGTTGCTCGCCGCCCTGTTCAGCGCCATCGGCGTGTTGGGCGGCTGGTTCGTGGGGGTAGGCATGCTGGGCGTCGACCACGGCGCCTACTGGTCGCAGATGCAGGCCAGTGTCGATCTGTACGACGACATCCTGAACGGCGTAATCAAGAGCGTCGCGTTCGGTTTCGTGCTGGCTTGGATCGCCCTGTTCGAGGGCATCGACGCCGTGCCGACCTCCGAGGGCGTCAGCCGCGCCACCACGCGCACGGTGGTGCATTCGGCCCTGGCGGTCCTGGCGCTCGACTTCGTATTGACCGCCCTGATGTTTGGAGACTATTGA
- a CDS encoding Do family serine endopeptidase, with protein sequence MRLRRIPGFLLHVATLGIALGALALVLRADLGQPTVVEFREAPARATDMQQVAEAGAPPSYARAVAAAAPAVVNIHTEKAVVRQLPPMFEDPALRRFFEDEQRGNPRPQQETSLGSGVIVNHQGYILTNFHVIDGAEDITIALQDGQSFSAAVIGSDPETDLAVLKINGSELPSIILGRSSGIHVGDVVLAIGNPFGVGQTVTSGIVSATGRTRLGLSTFENFIQTDAAINPGNSGGALVNAQGELLGINTAIFSRTGGSQGIGFAIPVDLAKTVLSEILEHGSVTRGWLGIEIQDVTPELAESFGLDEARGIVVAGVLRGGPAERAGLQPGDVIVRIEEQAIRDVAEALEAITAARPGETLQLHGVRAGKPIAFQSTVQRRPQQPG encoded by the coding sequence ATGCGCTTACGAAGAATTCCCGGCTTTTTGCTGCACGTCGCCACCCTGGGCATTGCCCTGGGCGCCTTGGCGCTGGTGTTGCGGGCCGACCTCGGCCAGCCGACGGTGGTCGAGTTCCGCGAGGCCCCCGCGCGCGCGACGGATATGCAACAGGTGGCGGAAGCCGGCGCCCCGCCGAGCTATGCCCGGGCCGTGGCCGCCGCGGCGCCCGCGGTGGTGAATATCCACACCGAAAAGGCCGTGGTCCGTCAGCTGCCGCCGATGTTCGAGGACCCGGCCCTGCGCCGCTTCTTCGAGGATGAACAGCGCGGCAATCCCCGCCCGCAGCAGGAAACCAGTCTCGGTTCGGGCGTGATCGTCAACCACCAGGGCTATATCCTCACCAACTTCCACGTGATCGACGGCGCCGAGGACATCACGATCGCGCTGCAGGACGGGCAGTCCTTCAGCGCCGCGGTGATCGGCTCGGATCCGGAGACCGACCTGGCGGTGCTCAAGATCAACGGCAGTGAGCTGCCGAGCATCATCCTCGGCCGCTCGTCGGGCATCCATGTAGGCGACGTGGTGCTGGCGATCGGCAACCCGTTCGGCGTGGGGCAGACCGTCACCTCCGGCATCGTCAGTGCGACCGGACGCACGCGACTCGGCCTCAGCACCTTCGAGAACTTCATCCAGACCGACGCGGCCATCAACCCAGGCAACTCGGGCGGCGCGCTGGTCAACGCGCAAGGCGAGTTGCTCGGCATCAACACCGCGATCTTCTCACGTACCGGCGGCTCGCAGGGCATCGGCTTCGCCATCCCGGTCGATCTCGCCAAGACGGTGCTGAGCGAGATCCTGGAACACGGTTCGGTGACGCGCGGCTGGCTGGGCATCGAGATCCAGGACGTGACGCCGGAACTCGCCGAATCTTTCGGCCTGGACGAGGCGCGCGGGATCGTGGTGGCCGGCGTGTTGCGCGGCGGGCCGGCGGAGCGGGCCGGACTGCAACCGGGCGACGTCATCGTGCGCATCGAGGAGCAGGCGATTCGCGATGTGGCCGAGGCCTTGGAGGCCATTACCGCGGCGCGGCCCGGTGAGACGCTGCAACTGCACGGTGTGCGCGCCGGCAAACCCATCGCATTCCAGAGCACGGTGCAACGGCGTCCACAGCAGCCCGGCTGA
- the hisD gene encoding histidinol dehydrogenase yields the protein MIEITRLDTRADDFWPKLDALLAWESVSDPQVEATVREVLREVRRRGDAALLDYTRRFDRYEVTEAAQLEIPAERLTAALAQIPAAQREALELAAERLRAYHVHQKQESWSYTEDDGTLLGQQVTPLDRVGLYVPGGKAAYPSSVLMNAIPAKVAGVRELIMVVPTPDGAVNELVLAAAAVAGVDRVFAVGGAQAVAALAYGTETVPRVDKVVGPGNIYVATAKGMVFGTVGIDMIAGPSEILIVCDGGTDPEWIAMDLFSQAEHDEDAQAILVSPDADFLERVAEAMARLLPTLERESIARASLAARGALVQVRDLDEAVAVVNHVAPEHLELSVTEPQAMAARVRHAGAIFMGRYTAEAVGDYCAGPNHVLPTSRTARFSSPLGVYDFQKRSSLIQCSPAGAAALGRVASVLARGEGLTAHARSAELRVEAGEGGDEA from the coding sequence ATGATCGAGATCACCCGGCTGGATACCCGCGCCGACGATTTCTGGCCCAAGCTGGACGCCTTGTTGGCCTGGGAGAGCGTGAGCGATCCGCAGGTGGAGGCCACCGTGCGCGAGGTGTTGCGCGAGGTGCGCCGCCGCGGCGACGCCGCGCTGCTCGACTATACCCGGCGCTTCGACCGCTACGAGGTGACCGAGGCCGCGCAGCTCGAGATCCCGGCCGAGCGGCTGACGGCGGCGCTGGCGCAGATCCCGGCGGCGCAGCGCGAGGCGCTGGAGCTGGCCGCCGAGCGCCTGCGCGCCTATCACGTGCACCAGAAGCAGGAGTCCTGGTCGTACACCGAGGACGACGGCACGCTGCTCGGGCAGCAGGTGACGCCGCTCGACCGGGTGGGGCTGTACGTGCCGGGCGGCAAGGCCGCCTATCCCTCCTCGGTGCTGATGAACGCCATTCCGGCCAAGGTCGCCGGGGTGCGCGAGCTCATCATGGTGGTGCCGACCCCGGACGGCGCGGTGAACGAGTTGGTGCTGGCCGCCGCGGCGGTGGCCGGCGTCGATCGGGTGTTCGCGGTGGGCGGGGCGCAGGCGGTGGCGGCGCTCGCCTACGGCACGGAGACGGTGCCGCGGGTGGACAAGGTCGTCGGTCCGGGCAACATCTATGTGGCGACTGCCAAGGGCATGGTGTTCGGCACCGTCGGCATCGACATGATCGCCGGCCCTTCGGAGATTCTGATCGTGTGTGATGGCGGCACCGATCCCGAATGGATCGCCATGGACCTGTTTTCGCAGGCTGAGCACGACGAGGACGCGCAGGCCATTCTGGTGTCGCCCGACGCGGACTTCCTGGAGCGCGTCGCCGAGGCCATGGCGCGCCTGCTGCCGACACTCGAGCGCGAGAGCATTGCTCGCGCCTCGCTGGCGGCGCGCGGTGCGCTGGTGCAGGTGCGCGACCTCGACGAGGCCGTGGCGGTGGTCAACCACGTCGCCCCCGAACATCTGGAGCTGTCGGTCACCGAGCCGCAGGCGATGGCCGCCCGCGTGCGCCACGCCGGCGCCATCTTCATGGGGCGTTATACAGCCGAGGCGGTGGGCGATTATTGCGCGGGCCCCAACCACGTGCTGCCGACCTCGCGCACGGCGCGTTTCAGTTCGCCGCTCGGCGTGTACGACTTCCAGAAGCGTTCCAGCCTGATCCAGTGCTCGCCGGCGGGTGCCGCCGCGCTCGGACGGGTCGCCTCGGTGTTGGCGCGCGGGGAGGGGCTCACCGCGCACGCGCGCTCGGCCGAGCTGCGCGTGGAGGCGGGCGAGGGCGGTGATGAAGCCTGA
- a CDS encoding ATP phosphoribosyltransferase gives MSARDAQLTIALSKGRIFKETLPLLAAAGIEPVDDPETSRKLILDTNRPDVKLVIIRASDVPTYVQYGAADVGVAGKDVLMEHEGDGLYEPVDLDIARCKLMVAGFPDASPPLGRPRIATKYVTSTRRYFAQQGVQVEIIKLYGSMELAPIVGLADRIVDVVDTGNTLRANGLVPLEHIADISSRLIVNKASMKMKHATVKALIGHLEAAVAQRRAARASNEGKP, from the coding sequence ATGAGCGCGCGCGACGCCCAGCTCACCATCGCGTTGTCCAAGGGGCGCATCTTCAAGGAGACGCTGCCCCTGCTGGCCGCGGCGGGTATCGAACCGGTCGACGACCCGGAGACCAGTCGCAAGCTGATCCTGGATACCAACCGTCCGGACGTGAAGCTGGTCATCATCCGTGCGTCCGACGTGCCGACCTACGTGCAGTACGGCGCGGCGGACGTGGGTGTGGCGGGCAAGGACGTGTTGATGGAGCACGAGGGCGACGGGCTGTACGAGCCGGTGGACCTCGACATCGCACGCTGCAAACTGATGGTGGCGGGCTTTCCCGACGCGTCGCCGCCCCTCGGCCGGCCGCGCATCGCGACCAAGTACGTCACCTCCACGCGGCGCTACTTCGCACAACAGGGTGTGCAGGTGGAGATCATCAAGCTGTACGGCTCCATGGAGCTTGCCCCGATCGTGGGGCTGGCCGACCGCATCGTGGACGTGGTGGACACCGGCAATACGCTGCGCGCCAACGGGCTGGTGCCGCTGGAGCACATCGCCGACATCAGCTCGCGCCTGATCGTGAACAAGGCCTCGATGAAGATGAAGCACGCCACGGTGAAGGCGCTGATCGGGCATCTGGAGGCGGCGGTGGCGCAGCGGCGCGCCGCGCGTGCAAGCAATGAGGGCAAGCCATGA
- the murA gene encoding UDP-N-acetylglucosamine 1-carboxyvinyltransferase translates to MDKLIITGGAPLRGEIRISGAKNAALPILAGTLLADGWSTICNVPHLHDITTTMELLGRMGVDLVVDERLNVEVNTASIKEFYAPYELVKTMRASILVLGPLLARFGRAEVSLPGGCAIGSRPVNLHIDGLRAMGADIRVENGYIRATAGRLRGAKLVMELVSVTGTENLMMAAALAKGTTVIENAAREPEVVDLANFLNAMGARVEGAGTSMLTIEGVERLEGVRYNVLPDRIETGTYLAAAAITGGSVKLKDTQPDLLDAVLAKLRDAGAQIETGPDWISLDMGGRRPRAVDVHTSPYPAFPTDMQAQFCALNAVAEGSSVITETVFENRFMHVQELQRMGADIRLEGNNAICKGVPRLTAAPVMATDLRASASLVLAGLVAEGSTTVERIYHIDRGYECIEEKLAQLGASIRRVPG, encoded by the coding sequence ATGGACAAACTCATAATCACCGGCGGGGCCCCGCTGCGGGGCGAAATCCGCATCTCGGGCGCCAAGAATGCCGCCCTGCCGATACTGGCCGGCACTTTGCTGGCCGACGGCTGGTCGACCATCTGCAACGTGCCCCACCTGCACGACATCACCACGACCATGGAGCTGCTCGGTCGCATGGGCGTGGATCTGGTGGTGGACGAGCGCCTCAACGTGGAGGTGAACACCGCCTCCATCAAGGAGTTTTACGCGCCCTACGAGCTGGTGAAGACCATGCGCGCCTCCATTCTGGTGTTGGGGCCGCTGCTGGCGCGCTTCGGCCGGGCCGAGGTGTCACTGCCGGGCGGGTGTGCGATCGGCTCGCGCCCGGTCAACCTGCACATCGACGGGTTGCGCGCCATGGGTGCCGACATCCGCGTGGAGAACGGCTACATCCGTGCCACGGCCGGCCGGTTGCGCGGCGCCAAGCTGGTGATGGAACTGGTGTCGGTGACCGGCACCGAAAACCTGATGATGGCCGCCGCGCTCGCCAAGGGCACCACGGTCATCGAGAACGCGGCGCGCGAGCCGGAGGTGGTGGACCTCGCCAACTTCCTGAACGCGATGGGCGCGCGTGTGGAGGGCGCCGGCACCAGCATGCTGACCATCGAGGGGGTCGAGCGTCTCGAAGGGGTGCGTTACAACGTGCTGCCCGACCGCATCGAGACCGGCACCTACCTCGCCGCGGCGGCGATCACCGGCGGCTCGGTCAAGCTCAAGGACACCCAGCCCGATCTATTGGACGCGGTGCTGGCCAAGCTGCGCGACGCCGGCGCCCAGATCGAGACCGGTCCGGACTGGATTTCGCTCGACATGGGGGGCCGGCGCCCGCGGGCGGTGGACGTGCACACCTCGCCGTATCCGGCGTTCCCCACCGACATGCAGGCGCAGTTCTGCGCCCTGAACGCCGTCGCCGAGGGGTCCTCGGTGATCACCGAGACGGTGTTCGAGAACCGCTTCATGCACGTGCAGGAGCTGCAGCGCATGGGTGCCGACATCCGCCTCGAGGGCAACAACGCCATTTGCAAGGGCGTGCCGCGGCTGACCGCGGCGCCGGTGATGGCGACGGACCTGCGCGCCTCCGCGAGCCTGGTGCTGGCCGGCTTGGTGGCGGAGGGGTCCACTACGGTGGAGCGCATCTACCACATCGACCGCGGCTACGAGTGCATCGAAGAGAAGCTCGCGCAGCTCGGCGCCAGTATCCGGCGGGTGCCGGGATGA